In one window of Lewinella sp. 4G2 DNA:
- a CDS encoding RNA polymerase sigma factor, translating into MKKKVIKATKKQQREIQELLSTITNSLRAFSLKLTGNMSDAEDLYQDTALRIMTNAEKYNPGTNFKAWAVTIMRNIFINNYRKRVRRNLIIDQTPNNYYINSGNKTVLNDGENDVTFNELQELVDRLPDDFRIPFLMAFQGYKYDEIAEQLGSPLGTIKSRIFFARKKLQKMYEEAMRERSVA; encoded by the coding sequence CTCAGTACCATTACCAATAGCCTGCGTGCCTTTAGTTTGAAGCTAACGGGCAACATGAGCGACGCCGAAGATCTCTATCAGGATACGGCGCTGCGTATTATGACTAACGCAGAGAAGTATAACCCCGGCACCAATTTTAAAGCCTGGGCGGTAACGATTATGCGGAACATCTTTATCAATAACTACCGCAAGCGGGTCCGTCGCAATTTGATTATCGATCAAACGCCAAATAACTACTACATCAATAGTGGTAATAAGACTGTCTTAAACGATGGCGAAAACGACGTAACGTTCAATGAGCTACAGGAGTTGGTGGATCGTTTACCGGATGACTTCCGAATTCCATTTCTGATGGCGTTTCAAGGTTACAAGTACGATGAAATCGCTGAGCAATTAGGCTCCCCACTCGGCACGATCAAGTCGAGAATTTTCTTCGCCAGAAAAAAATTACAGAAAATGTACGAGGAGGCCATGCGCGAGCGATCCGTTGCCTAA
- the hscA gene encoding Fe-S protein assembly chaperone HscA, producing the protein MAKYSIDLQVGKVKESEASSTIGETIVGIDLGTTNSLVAIVKDGIAQAVAGPDNKNVLVPSLIHFAEDGSVLVGDEARPFLTTHPERTIYSVKRLLGKSYGDLSTFEDRFGYRIIDENEDRLVKIAVPTADGKDDRYYSPVELSAQILKTLKARIEQELGTPVSRAVITVPAYFNDSQRQATRDAGKLAGLDVLRIVNEPTASSLAYGIGLKDEDEGQTIAVYDLGGGTFDVSILRIEQGIFEVMATNGDTFLGGDDFDQAIVDYLTETYSLNLASPGLRGSIRLLAERAKKALSTQNSYSEDFHGTSLTIDRITVDSLFEPLIARTLASCGSALKDAELEKADIDHVIMVGGSTRVPAVQRAVTEFFGKAVNNTLDPDQVVALGAAIQADVLAGNQKDVLLLDITPLSLGIETVGGLMDPIIARNSKVPTRVGRKYTTSVDGQKNLKVAVYQGERDLVADNRKLGEFVLSDIPPMAAGIPQIEIQFYLDADGILRVKAMEHRSGQSQTVTIKSQYGITEEEMAEMLIDSITNAETDVAQRALVEARNEATNVLLSARKFLKQNESWLTEEQVAAITGYNDRLEAAVKGDDKDAINGRLQELNDYTTPLAHEALDRNVAAAIRDEQV; encoded by the coding sequence ATGGCCAAGTACAGCATCGATCTGCAGGTAGGTAAAGTGAAAGAATCAGAAGCCTCTTCCACTATCGGCGAAACCATCGTCGGGATTGACCTGGGCACCACCAACAGCTTGGTCGCCATCGTCAAAGATGGCATTGCCCAGGCAGTAGCGGGGCCCGATAACAAAAACGTACTCGTCCCTTCTCTAATCCATTTTGCGGAAGACGGTAGTGTTTTGGTAGGTGACGAAGCCCGACCATTTCTGACGACCCACCCGGAGCGGACGATCTATTCCGTCAAACGACTACTGGGGAAAAGCTACGGCGACCTCTCCACGTTTGAGGATCGCTTCGGTTACCGGATAATCGATGAGAACGAGGACCGGCTGGTCAAGATCGCCGTCCCGACGGCAGACGGTAAGGACGATCGGTACTACAGCCCCGTCGAACTCAGCGCCCAGATCCTCAAGACGTTGAAAGCACGCATTGAGCAGGAGTTGGGCACCCCCGTCAGCCGGGCCGTCATTACCGTACCGGCTTACTTCAACGATTCCCAACGTCAGGCTACCCGGGATGCCGGCAAGTTGGCCGGGCTGGACGTGCTACGGATCGTCAACGAACCTACTGCCAGCAGCCTGGCCTACGGGATTGGACTCAAGGATGAGGACGAAGGACAAACCATCGCCGTGTACGACTTAGGCGGTGGCACCTTTGATGTCTCCATCCTCCGGATTGAACAGGGCATCTTTGAAGTAATGGCCACCAATGGCGATACCTTCCTGGGCGGCGACGATTTTGACCAAGCTATCGTCGACTACTTGACGGAGACCTATTCCCTGAACTTGGCATCCCCCGGCTTGCGTGGGTCCATTCGTTTGCTGGCTGAACGGGCGAAAAAGGCGTTGAGCACCCAGAACAGTTATTCGGAGGATTTCCACGGAACTTCCCTCACCATCGATCGCATTACCGTCGATTCTTTGTTTGAGCCCCTCATCGCCCGTACCCTGGCATCCTGCGGCAGCGCCCTCAAGGACGCGGAGCTGGAAAAAGCGGACATTGATCACGTGATCATGGTTGGCGGATCGACGCGCGTACCAGCCGTGCAAAGGGCCGTAACGGAATTCTTTGGCAAGGCAGTAAATAATACGCTCGACCCAGACCAAGTAGTAGCTCTTGGCGCAGCCATCCAGGCGGACGTGCTGGCGGGTAACCAGAAGGACGTGTTGTTGCTGGACATCACCCCACTCTCCCTTGGCATCGAGACCGTGGGTGGACTGATGGACCCAATTATCGCCCGCAACAGCAAAGTCCCTACCCGAGTGGGCCGCAAGTACACTACCTCGGTGGACGGACAAAAGAACCTCAAAGTTGCCGTTTACCAAGGTGAACGTGACCTCGTGGCGGACAACCGAAAATTAGGAGAATTCGTACTGAGCGATATCCCTCCGATGGCCGCCGGCATCCCCCAAATCGAGATTCAATTCTACCTGGATGCGGACGGTATTCTACGGGTGAAGGCCATGGAACACCGGAGCGGCCAGAGCCAGACCGTGACGATCAAAAGCCAGTACGGCATCACCGAAGAGGAAATGGCGGAGATGCTGATTGACAGCATCACCAACGCGGAAACGGACGTGGCCCAACGCGCGCTGGTCGAAGCACGCAACGAAGCGACGAACGTCCTACTCAGCGCCAGAAAATTCCTCAAGCAAAACGAGAGTTGGCTCACCGAAGAGCAAGTAGCGGCGATCACCGGTTACAACGACCGGCTCGAAGCGGCGGTGAAAGGCGACGATAAGGACGCAATCAATGGCCGGCTGCAAGAACTGAATGACTACACTACCCCTCTCGCACACGAAGCGTTGGACCGCAACGTAGCCGCCGCGATCCGCGACGAACAAGTGTAG
- a CDS encoding right-handed parallel beta-helix repeat-containing protein yields MHLLARLLALVLFGTVLFLSSCDTETEFLTGDEVELRFSTDTLTFDTVFTDRGSATRIMQVYNDADDPVKIDRISVEGNEGVTYRFNVDGFSGPVAEEVIIWGGDSIFVFVEVFVDPTAPTAVSPFIAEDRLVFLTGNSRSDVELIAFGQNAFYINEFRRGRLGVLNCDAGEITLPNDLPVVIYGSLAVDDCKLIVQAGTEIYVHGGVQRDTDEIFTRNGGFFNDGLILVTETASIEMRGTADNPISVSTDRLEPEFRTDPAKYQGLIIRPGSRGNIIRHTSLLNSITGVLLDSLSEVLIENTTIAYTGGPAISAYQSDVTVRNTLIHSNFNNAVQFVKGGSLTMDHVTIANYGVDASALVLTNFTCDEETDLCIAAPMVTRIRNSIIAGSRESEMRLLDIFEGGELGAFDIEVANTVLRTGDDFLRSQDGLFANFYDVLCENCVNTVFDDALFLNIGQDDYRLDSLSVARNLGAFLPALPVDLEGVEREPGGTDAGALQFVPEG; encoded by the coding sequence ATGCACCTACTGGCCCGCTTGCTCGCTCTGGTCCTTTTTGGCACCGTGCTTTTTCTGAGCAGTTGTGACACCGAAACGGAATTCCTGACCGGCGACGAAGTGGAACTTCGCTTCAGTACGGACACCCTGACCTTTGATACCGTTTTCACCGACCGGGGCAGTGCCACCCGTATCATGCAGGTGTACAATGACGCAGATGACCCGGTGAAGATCGACCGAATCAGCGTGGAAGGAAATGAAGGTGTCACTTACCGATTCAACGTGGATGGCTTCAGCGGCCCCGTAGCCGAGGAGGTGATTATTTGGGGTGGCGACAGCATTTTCGTTTTCGTCGAAGTCTTCGTGGACCCGACCGCACCGACCGCCGTAAGTCCCTTCATCGCGGAGGACCGATTGGTTTTCCTGACCGGCAACAGCCGCAGTGACGTGGAACTCATCGCCTTTGGGCAAAATGCCTTTTACATTAATGAGTTCCGCCGTGGACGCCTCGGCGTACTGAACTGTGACGCGGGAGAGATTACGCTGCCGAATGACCTACCCGTAGTCATCTACGGATCCCTGGCCGTGGACGACTGCAAACTCATCGTACAAGCCGGTACGGAAATCTACGTACACGGTGGCGTACAGCGGGATACGGATGAGATCTTTACCCGTAACGGCGGCTTCTTCAACGACGGCTTAATTTTAGTTACGGAAACGGCTTCCATCGAAATGCGCGGCACGGCGGACAACCCGATCAGCGTAAGCACTGACCGTCTCGAACCGGAATTTCGGACGGACCCGGCAAAATATCAGGGCTTGATCATCCGGCCGGGTAGCCGGGGGAACATCATTCGCCACACCAGCCTACTCAATTCGATTACGGGGGTGCTGCTGGACAGCCTCTCAGAGGTCCTCATTGAGAATACGACGATTGCTTACACGGGCGGCCCGGCCATTTCGGCTTACCAGTCGGACGTCACCGTACGCAATACCCTGATCCACAGCAATTTTAACAACGCCGTTCAATTCGTGAAGGGTGGATCACTGACGATGGACCACGTTACGATTGCTAATTACGGGGTAGACGCTAGCGCGCTGGTGCTGACCAACTTCACTTGTGATGAGGAAACGGATCTCTGCATTGCCGCCCCGATGGTTACGCGCATCCGTAACTCTATCATCGCGGGTAGCCGGGAGTCAGAAATGCGCCTGCTTGATATTTTTGAGGGGGGCGAGTTGGGCGCTTTCGACATTGAAGTGGCCAATACGGTATTGCGGACGGGAGATGACTTCTTACGCTCCCAAGACGGATTATTCGCCAACTTCTACGACGTGCTGTGTGAGAATTGCGTCAATACGGTCTTCGACGATGCGCTGTTCCTTAATATTGGCCAGGATGACTACCGTTTGGACTCGCTCAGTGTGGCCCGTAACTTGGGTGCCTTCTTACCAGCACTTCCCGTGGACCTTGAAGGTGTGGAGCGGGAGCCAGGAGGTACGGACGCCGGTGCGCTACAGTTTGTACCCGAGGGCTAA
- a CDS encoding ABC transporter ATP-binding protein, with protein MIRTVKLHKSFGENHVLKGIDTEFYAGKPNLIIGLSGAGKTVLLKLLIGLFEPSEGSVFYGDTDIFSLNAKQLRNIRMNVGMLFQGNALFDSMTVGENIRFPMDMFTRKTLKEKQMRVDECLEMVNMEGINERYPSEVSGGMQKRVGIARALVLEPDYFFCDEPNSGLDPQTSILVDELICDLTNTHNITTVINTHDMNSVMGIGDNILLLKNGSVAWRGDKSQVLESENETLEDFIFASPFLRRLREDALKQRHATDG; from the coding sequence ATGATCCGTACGGTCAAACTCCACAAGTCCTTTGGTGAAAACCACGTGTTGAAGGGCATCGATACCGAATTCTACGCCGGCAAACCCAACCTGATCATCGGGCTCTCGGGCGCGGGCAAAACGGTGCTGCTGAAATTGCTAATTGGTCTCTTCGAACCATCCGAGGGTTCCGTCTTCTACGGCGATACGGACATCTTCAGCCTCAACGCTAAACAGCTGCGGAACATCCGCATGAACGTCGGTATGCTCTTCCAGGGCAATGCACTCTTTGATTCCATGACGGTCGGCGAAAACATTCGGTTCCCCATGGACATGTTCACCCGCAAAACGCTGAAGGAAAAGCAGATGCGCGTCGACGAATGCCTCGAAATGGTCAACATGGAAGGCATCAACGAACGCTACCCAAGCGAGGTGTCCGGCGGAATGCAGAAACGGGTGGGCATCGCCCGTGCCCTCGTACTGGAACCGGATTACTTCTTCTGTGACGAGCCCAATTCCGGGCTTGATCCCCAGACCTCCATTCTGGTGGATGAGCTGATCTGCGATCTGACCAACACCCACAACATCACTACCGTCATCAATACCCACGACATGAACTCGGTGATGGGGATCGGCGACAACATCCTGCTCCTCAAAAACGGTAGCGTCGCCTGGCGCGGAGATAAATCCCAAGTCTTAGAAAGCGAAAACGAAACGCTGGAGGACTTCATTTTCGCCAGCCCGTTCCTCCGTCGTTTACGGGAGGATGCGCTGAAGCAGCGCCACGCCACTGACGGGTAG
- a CDS encoding ABC transporter permease: MFVTSFLEHLGKYFLLLKSAIAKPERFSMYYRETMRQMDAIGVGSLFIVLLISVFIGMVTAVQFADQLGDSFIPSYYIGYIVRDITIIEMAPTITCLVLAGKVGSNLAAEIGGMRQKEHIDAMEIMGVNTAAYLVMPKIIAAVVMIPLLVAISAFVSIIGGYLATVLPGSLSHTEYVLGLRSFFEPKYVRIMFVKAGAFAFLITSVSCYYGYYVKGGSIELGEASTSAVVVSNVLILLFDFIIALLLT, from the coding sequence ATGTTTGTAACTTCTTTTCTTGAACACCTTGGTAAGTATTTCTTGCTGCTGAAGTCCGCCATCGCCAAGCCCGAGCGGTTTTCGATGTACTACCGGGAAACGATGCGCCAAATGGATGCCATCGGGGTTGGTTCTCTTTTCATCGTACTGTTGATCTCGGTATTTATCGGCATGGTGACGGCCGTACAGTTCGCCGATCAGCTGGGGGATAGCTTTATCCCGTCCTACTATATAGGTTACATCGTGCGCGACATCACCATCATCGAGATGGCACCAACGATCACCTGCCTCGTACTCGCTGGAAAGGTAGGATCCAACCTCGCTGCAGAGATTGGGGGAATGCGCCAGAAAGAACACATCGACGCTATGGAGATTATGGGCGTCAACACCGCCGCCTACCTGGTGATGCCCAAGATCATTGCCGCCGTAGTGATGATTCCCCTGCTGGTTGCCATCAGTGCTTTCGTAAGTATTATTGGGGGATACCTCGCTACGGTGCTACCGGGGAGCCTATCTCACACGGAATACGTACTGGGCTTGCGCTCGTTTTTCGAGCCAAAGTACGTTCGCATCATGTTCGTAAAGGCGGGGGCTTTTGCCTTCCTGATCACTTCCGTCAGCTGCTACTACGGCTACTACGTAAAGGGCGGAAGCATTGAATTGGGGGAAGCGAGCACCAGCGCCGTGGTCGTTTCGAACGTCCTGATTCTTCTATTCGATTTCATCATTGCCCTCCTCCTCACCTAA
- a CDS encoding transposase, with translation MSTKNRKIRPTKRYGECFKRARVKDFEEGTFSVKQMVQLYGVSYQTIYNWIAKYSSMAKKNAVIVEVPNSQTAKLAELQRQLAEQQALLGRMAIQLDHKTRMLAIYEEEMPEFKKKAASTLRSADSSSKKKSQ, from the coding sequence ATGTCAACAAAAAATCGGAAGATCCGTCCCACCAAGCGCTACGGCGAGTGCTTCAAACGAGCCCGCGTCAAAGATTTTGAGGAGGGCACCTTTAGTGTCAAGCAAATGGTCCAGCTTTACGGCGTATCTTATCAAACGATCTACAACTGGATCGCTAAATACAGTAGCATGGCCAAGAAGAATGCCGTTATCGTCGAAGTCCCCAATAGTCAAACTGCTAAGCTTGCAGAACTGCAACGTCAGCTCGCCGAACAGCAAGCCCTCCTCGGTCGGATGGCCATTCAACTTGACCACAAAACGAGAATGCTGGCCATTTACGAAGAGGAGATGCCGGAGTTCAAAAAAAAAGCTGCTTCCACACTGCGCTCAGCCGACTCTTCGAGCAAAAAGAAGAGCCAATGA
- a CDS encoding IS3 family transposase has protein sequence MTKQTIYLALGVSRQAHAAFWKRRAKYEDAMNGAESQLNLLRREHPGLGLQKAWSMLRPRHISRNAFCREMTRRGYALVRKRNYVRVTRSGSYRYPNLIKELIINGVNQVWQSDTTYYRINNSFYYITFIIDVYSRQIVGVHTSKHLLATANIAALESAFRQCGQSDLQGLIFHSDGGSQYRSRQFVERLRSRGISSSMCDVALDNAYAERLNGVIKQEYLDHWQPKDFDQLKRLVNRAVKHYNTKRIHGRLPLRSSPKAFVAGWRSDQPGYRYALLIKDGQGVNEDLCPTVVKYLPTPGKYAREGRGQILPAGVKYLTEEKFKNRRA, from the coding sequence ATGACGAAGCAAACGATCTATTTAGCCTTGGGCGTTAGTCGACAAGCTCACGCTGCTTTTTGGAAGCGCCGAGCTAAGTACGAGGATGCCATGAACGGAGCTGAGTCTCAGTTAAACCTGTTGCGCAGAGAACACCCCGGCCTGGGCCTACAGAAAGCCTGGAGTATGCTACGGCCGCGGCATATCTCGCGCAACGCATTCTGCCGTGAGATGACCCGGCGTGGCTATGCCCTAGTCCGTAAACGCAACTACGTGCGGGTAACCCGATCGGGGTCCTATCGCTATCCTAATTTAATTAAAGAACTGATTATCAATGGGGTTAACCAAGTATGGCAGAGCGATACGACGTACTATCGCATCAACAATAGCTTTTACTACATCACCTTCATCATTGACGTTTATAGCCGTCAGATCGTAGGTGTCCATACGAGTAAACACCTACTGGCAACGGCAAACATCGCTGCCTTGGAAAGCGCTTTTCGCCAGTGTGGTCAGTCAGATCTACAGGGTCTCATCTTCCACAGCGATGGTGGTTCGCAGTATCGTAGTCGTCAGTTCGTCGAACGACTGCGTAGCAGAGGCATCTCAAGTAGTATGTGCGACGTAGCGCTGGACAATGCTTACGCTGAACGCCTCAACGGTGTGATCAAACAAGAGTACCTCGACCACTGGCAACCCAAAGACTTTGACCAGCTAAAGCGCCTGGTAAACAGAGCCGTGAAGCACTATAATACCAAACGGATCCACGGAAGGTTGCCGTTGCGAAGCAGTCCCAAAGCCTTTGTGGCCGGCTGGCGATCGGATCAGCCAGGCTACCGCTATGCGCTCTTGATCAAGGACGGCCAGGGGGTGAATGAAGACCTGTGCCCAACCGTCGTGAAGTATTTACCCACGCCCGGCAAGTATGCCCGTGAGGGGCGTGGGCAAATACTCCCCGCCGGTGTCAAGTACCTAACTGAGGAAAAATTTAAAAACCGTCGTGCGTAA
- a CDS encoding cellulase family glycosylhydrolase has translation MRFSLTTLLILFLCTCGSAQVTPAEALEGMGRGINLGNTLEPPQEGGWNNGPAQESYFDRYVEAGFTNVRIPVRWDEHTSRSAPYAINEAWMDRVEQVVDWALERDLWVTLNGHHEDWLKNGYANPNLRARYDSIWVQIIDRFQDKDEKLLYEIINEPNGMSVAQVDDLNARILGIIREVEPTRIVIYGGNVYANSAELFAAAIPQDDYIMGYFHSYDPWPFAGQAQRGWGSVADYENMERQLGGAAAWADVNNVAVTISEFGAIHENDYNDRMRYYAAYVDAVQRHGFSWSVWDDGGMFGVLNRGAGTWPPEKDILVHYYPDSPHRVDVQVENEAGSTGPVAKVTWENRRQDNDAIIMERSVNGGPFEQVATLASDAELYEDATVEIGRSYAYRMYTHRPDGTLLHGYPQRASITSNVQLPFNGTPLAIPGTIDTKDYDLGGQGLAYNDQEDSNIPGGFRPAEGVDLEPNGKGGFHIGYVNQGEWVEYTVDVATAGTYEVTASVASEQSGGAFTVGFPDDNSISFPNISATGGWTTHTTIASQGTLTLAAGEQVFRISITGAAPVNIDELTFTLQSTSTTEVVAGHGTDLYPNPVGAELRFTLPKGQGGQVDASGTVSVYNAAGERVREVQAAGNTLDIDVADLSAGSYVLRYVTDARTTVYRFVKQK, from the coding sequence ATGCGCTTTAGCTTAACGACACTATTAATCCTTTTTCTCTGCACCTGCGGCAGCGCCCAGGTAACACCGGCCGAAGCGCTGGAAGGAATGGGCCGGGGCATCAATCTCGGGAATACCCTGGAACCACCGCAGGAAGGTGGGTGGAATAACGGCCCCGCCCAGGAATCCTACTTCGACCGTTACGTAGAAGCCGGCTTCACCAACGTCCGTATCCCCGTCCGGTGGGACGAGCACACGAGTCGCTCCGCACCCTACGCCATCAACGAAGCGTGGATGGACCGGGTAGAACAAGTAGTCGATTGGGCGCTGGAACGCGACCTCTGGGTGACGCTAAATGGCCACCACGAAGACTGGCTGAAGAACGGATACGCTAACCCTAATCTCCGCGCTCGCTACGACAGTATTTGGGTACAGATCATCGATCGGTTCCAGGACAAGGATGAAAAACTGCTCTACGAGATCATCAATGAACCGAATGGTATGTCAGTCGCGCAAGTCGATGACCTGAACGCTCGTATTCTGGGAATCATCCGCGAGGTAGAGCCTACCCGGATTGTCATCTACGGCGGCAACGTCTACGCCAACTCCGCCGAGCTTTTTGCCGCGGCCATTCCGCAGGATGATTACATCATGGGTTACTTTCACTCCTACGATCCGTGGCCCTTTGCCGGACAGGCACAGCGCGGTTGGGGTTCGGTGGCCGATTACGAAAACATGGAACGCCAACTCGGTGGCGCCGCCGCCTGGGCCGACGTGAATAACGTAGCCGTGACCATCAGCGAATTCGGAGCGATCCACGAAAACGACTACAACGACCGGATGCGTTACTACGCCGCTTACGTCGATGCCGTGCAACGCCACGGCTTCAGCTGGTCGGTGTGGGACGATGGTGGAATGTTTGGCGTCCTCAACCGGGGCGCGGGTACGTGGCCACCGGAAAAGGATATCCTTGTTCACTACTACCCGGACTCTCCCCATCGTGTCGACGTGCAGGTAGAAAACGAAGCGGGATCAACGGGCCCGGTTGCCAAAGTCACCTGGGAGAATCGCCGCCAGGACAATGATGCCATCATCATGGAGCGCAGCGTAAACGGCGGGCCTTTTGAGCAAGTCGCAACGCTGGCTTCCGACGCCGAACTTTACGAAGATGCCACGGTGGAAATCGGCCGCTCCTACGCTTACCGGATGTACACCCATCGCCCCGACGGTACCCTGCTCCACGGATACCCACAGCGCGCAAGCATTACGAGCAACGTGCAACTTCCGTTTAACGGAACGCCACTCGCCATTCCGGGAACCATTGACACGAAAGACTACGACCTCGGCGGTCAGGGGCTCGCTTACAACGATCAGGAAGACAGCAATATCCCGGGTGGTTTCCGTCCGGCTGAAGGTGTTGACCTGGAGCCGAATGGCAAGGGTGGCTTCCACATCGGTTACGTCAACCAGGGAGAATGGGTTGAATACACAGTGGACGTCGCTACAGCCGGCACCTACGAAGTGACGGCCTCCGTGGCCAGCGAACAGAGTGGTGGCGCCTTCACGGTTGGCTTCCCGGATGACAACTCCATCAGCTTCCCCAACATCTCCGCAACGGGTGGATGGACGACGCACACTACCATCGCCTCCCAGGGTACGCTCACCCTCGCGGCCGGCGAACAGGTCTTCCGCATCAGTATTACCGGTGCAGCTCCAGTAAATATCGATGAGCTGACCTTCACCCTGCAGTCCACTTCCACTACGGAAGTGGTGGCCGGTCACGGTACGGACCTCTACCCCAACCCGGTCGGCGCTGAACTTCGCTTCACCCTACCGAAAGGCCAGGGTGGCCAGGTGGACGCCAGCGGTACCGTAAGTGTTTACAATGCAGCGGGTGAACGCGTCCGTGAGGTCCAGGCCGCGGGCAATACGCTCGACATTGATGTTGCCGACCTTAGCGCGGGCAGCTACGTGCTGCGTTACGTTACGGATGCGCGGACTACCGTTTACCGTTTCGTGAAGCAAAAGTGA
- the ssb gene encoding single-stranded DNA-binding protein produces the protein MSIRNNVSLIGNLGAAPNVTTTASGTNITDFSLATNEYFRDREGNRQTRTMWHRVKAFGKTAEILGQYLQSGSQVAIEGRINYSKWVDKHDQVRVSTEIIVEDFTFLSAAQPQQATGAEQVAATVEPTTPASVAAEPTAAYGDNPATKATKPKRRANAKKAVSKKATEARVPLTTLIDSDELPF, from the coding sequence ATGTCTATTCGCAACAACGTATCCCTCATTGGTAACCTCGGCGCCGCTCCTAACGTAACGACGACAGCCAGTGGGACCAACATTACCGACTTCTCCCTGGCTACCAACGAGTACTTCCGAGATCGGGAAGGCAATCGCCAAACCCGCACCATGTGGCACCGGGTGAAGGCCTTCGGCAAGACTGCCGAAATACTGGGGCAGTACCTCCAATCCGGTAGCCAGGTGGCCATCGAAGGTCGGATCAACTACAGCAAGTGGGTCGATAAGCACGACCAGGTCCGGGTCAGCACTGAAATCATCGTGGAGGACTTCACCTTCCTGAGCGCTGCCCAACCGCAGCAGGCTACCGGTGCGGAACAAGTGGCCGCTACCGTTGAGCCAACTACTCCGGCTTCGGTGGCGGCCGAGCCCACGGCAGCTTACGGTGATAACCCCGCTACGAAGGCTACCAAGCCGAAGCGCCGGGCTAACGCGAAGAAGGCGGTCAGCAAAAAAGCTACCGAAGCACGGGTACCGCTAACTACGCTGATCGATAGCGACGAACTTCCGTTCTAA